In the Candidatus Hydrogenedentota bacterium genome, CGTACACTATTACGGCGCAATTCACGGCCCATACTACTTTTATGAAAACCAAGTATCAGCGCTATTTGTCGGTTGCTCAATCCTTGGCTTTTAAGTGTTTCTAGTTTTATACGGTCATCTCGTGTAAAATGGTGGTGGGACATTATGGACTCCTTCGGGTGTTTCAACAGAACTATTGTACCGAAGA is a window encoding:
- a CDS encoding helix-turn-helix domain-containing protein, yielding MSHHHFTRDDRIKLETLKSQGLSNRQIALILGFHKSSMGRELRRNSVRGRYCSITADRLAIRV